A single genomic interval of Psychroserpens sp. NJDZ02 harbors:
- a CDS encoding PLP-dependent transferase — translation MKDHTMLPYIKDVLQNMPTGWLNITTHRLDIYNEKLAKTEFLNQFEALYESNNSKPEALNALPTAYDYIRLGHPLSCVLEWGIAHLHNLKSENVISFDSKTVPVLSVLRKNLLDHKNTQILYTGKLPECFDAEVIETIYGYNFDLKQIESSADITEFEGSTIFISQEDKIGTIDLNPNIDFFISLHQHLGSILVVNGAKNESYVSDIQHVRRRETVAMTPANAIIALKALIAQSSIENKTIDEANKTSVLNAIKTVTNTTTKPLVASSGLSIQYAILMGLIHDAKENHKGKAIKIIVPPNCYGGTNDQARRVAACIDNVDIVDLLVDGDNDMVQSIDTVLNTIAEQDAVPYIIAEIPTNPRVEVPDLVKLKEALSKTRQTPNGETAIDPVFILDQTFCPNVHFLGEGDMLSTVRTISFASGSKFPSGGQCTAGYCVGNTTTEALMDKIEMHLAICDNEATDFQYEILAKQLPSMTQRIVDAYKNTREFVNYIHEVLPGAKINFVSEDLAAQGFTPSVFSLDLPTKGNNDEEKETYKRALNLKLINLMITEIPNESKFCVSYGQLKGCYWTIPATSTQGTTKEGDKDYIVRASLSPNLDLELHKKVFLQFIESI, via the coding sequence ATGAAAGACCATACTATGTTACCTTATATAAAAGACGTATTACAAAATATGCCAACGGGTTGGTTGAATATTACAACACACAGGCTTGATATTTATAATGAAAAATTAGCGAAAACGGAGTTTTTAAATCAGTTTGAAGCTTTATATGAAAGTAACAATTCAAAACCAGAAGCTCTAAACGCATTACCTACTGCTTATGACTATATAAGATTAGGGCATCCGTTATCTTGTGTGTTAGAATGGGGCATTGCACACTTACATAATCTAAAATCAGAAAACGTGATCAGTTTTGATTCTAAGACAGTGCCTGTATTATCTGTTTTAAGAAAAAACCTATTAGACCACAAAAACACTCAGATTTTATACACGGGTAAACTACCAGAATGTTTTGATGCAGAAGTTATAGAAACTATTTATGGTTACAATTTCGACTTAAAACAGATTGAATCTTCTGCAGACATAACTGAGTTTGAAGGTAGCACTATCTTTATTTCTCAAGAAGACAAAATTGGGACTATTGATTTAAATCCAAATATTGACTTTTTTATCAGCCTTCACCAACATTTAGGAAGTATTTTAGTGGTTAATGGTGCCAAAAATGAAAGTTACGTTTCAGACATACAACATGTAAGAAGAAGAGAAACGGTTGCCATGACACCTGCAAATGCTATCATTGCATTAAAGGCTTTAATTGCGCAATCTTCTATTGAAAACAAAACTATAGACGAAGCAAACAAAACAAGTGTATTAAACGCTATTAAAACTGTTACAAACACCACTACAAAACCATTAGTAGCCTCTAGTGGTTTATCAATACAGTATGCCATTTTAATGGGGTTAATACATGACGCAAAAGAAAACCATAAAGGAAAAGCTATTAAAATTATTGTGCCTCCAAATTGTTATGGTGGTACAAATGATCAAGCCAGACGTGTAGCAGCTTGTATTGACAATGTGGATATCGTAGATCTACTAGTAGACGGTGATAATGATATGGTACAAAGTATCGATACCGTTTTAAATACAATTGCAGAACAAGACGCTGTACCTTATATCATTGCTGAGATACCAACAAATCCTAGAGTAGAAGTACCGGACCTTGTTAAACTTAAAGAGGCTTTAAGCAAAACACGTCAAACACCAAATGGAGAGACTGCAATTGATCCTGTTTTTATTTTGGATCAAACCTTTTGTCCTAACGTTCACTTTTTAGGTGAAGGTGATATGTTATCTACCGTTAGAACAATCTCTTTTGCCAGTGGTTCTAAATTCCCTAGTGGCGGACAATGTACTGCTGGTTATTGTGTAGGAAATACGACTACAGAAGCATTGATGGATAAAATAGAAATGCATTTAGCTATCTGTGATAACGAAGCTACCGATTTTCAATATGAAATATTAGCTAAGCAACTTCCGTCAATGACACAAAGAATTGTGGATGCGTATAAAAACACACGTGAGTTTGTAAATTACATTCATGAGGTTTTACCAGGAGCAAAAATTAATTTTGTATCAGAAGACTTAGCCGCACAAGGATTTACACCTTCTGTGTTTTCTTTAGACCTTCCTACAAAAGGAAATAACGATGAAGAAAAAGAAACCTACAAACGTGCGTTAAATTTAAAGTTGATTAATCTGATGATTACTGAAATCCCTAACGAAAGCAAGTTTTGTGTTAGTTACGGACAATTAAAAGGGTGTTACTGGACTATTCCTGCAACCTCTACTCAGGGAACGACTAAAGAAGGAGACAAAGATTATATTGTACGTGCTTCTTTATCTCCTAACCTAGATCTTGAACTTCATAAAAAAGTATTTTTACAATTTATTGAAAGTATTTAG
- a CDS encoding WG repeat-containing protein yields MTKFISEFDGMDFNQISEYLDTSIKEATLVLKYTNDDKTEPKNVAIEDEDYDELFHIDTSKVTIALNQYKDLIFFQVPNDSTSHVSLRNGIRANTINLPQNNTQKVEVKNIYYKNGDVKKDNHEAYYCSFNFRMDWGYHKIIDSLSLDYTVDYLTAYDSVTLSAQNDKVSYKNGTIKIAKIDHNYVSFVMSDFLNTLDYHYVAFNKNGKPLSRSTRSGSSIHPNKIKKSLSEVVTFLEKAKNKITKEAFDNPEAFQSYLKRKIVGLDYFRNQNKNYYLDLFFRGNIDKITFYFETNRNSITKSFIAKNDQIDNQLFPIEKNGKTIFLDENLVEVFKSDIISLERFNKNYYYTRPTIYDAPSYYHLNSVEKKLTPIAAKTILQLDNGLLAIKNKDAEGFVIYNNDHKITLDKTFKFLESLDSKNAIAVDLDGNYYLVDTKVNTKLLKNIVALGDTAENLIPAENKASKSGYLDINGDIAIPFRYNWTKKFSEGLAAVSNDNNLFGYIDTNGKQILPFTYHSAKQFVNGLTMVEVNGTRQIIDVSCKVITISDSPYGQFSMHEDGLNTIYTMGSKKYDAFGKLIIEE; encoded by the coding sequence ATGACAAAATTTATTTCAGAATTTGATGGTATGGATTTTAATCAAATTTCTGAGTACTTAGATACAAGTATAAAAGAAGCGACTCTAGTTTTAAAATACACAAATGACGATAAAACAGAACCAAAAAACGTCGCTATTGAAGACGAGGATTATGATGAGTTATTCCATATCGACACTTCTAAAGTAACTATAGCTTTAAATCAATATAAAGACCTAATCTTTTTTCAAGTGCCTAATGATAGTACTTCTCATGTTTCTTTACGAAATGGAATTCGGGCTAACACAATAAATTTACCGCAAAACAACACTCAGAAAGTTGAAGTAAAAAATATCTATTATAAAAATGGTGACGTTAAAAAAGACAACCATGAGGCGTATTATTGTAGCTTTAATTTCCGAATGGATTGGGGCTATCACAAAATCATTGATAGTTTATCTTTAGACTACACTGTTGATTATTTGACAGCTTACGACTCCGTTACCCTATCGGCTCAAAATGATAAAGTCTCTTATAAAAATGGAACCATAAAAATCGCTAAAATAGATCACAATTATGTGTCATTTGTAATGAGTGATTTTTTAAATACATTAGATTATCACTATGTAGCCTTTAATAAAAACGGAAAACCCTTATCACGTAGCACGCGTTCTGGATCTTCAATACATCCTAACAAAATAAAAAAGAGTCTTTCTGAGGTTGTTACTTTTCTAGAAAAAGCAAAAAATAAAATCACAAAAGAAGCGTTTGATAATCCTGAAGCTTTCCAATCGTATTTGAAACGTAAAATTGTTGGTTTAGATTATTTTAGAAATCAAAACAAAAATTATTATCTAGATCTTTTTTTTAGAGGAAACATTGATAAGATTACATTCTATTTTGAAACCAATAGAAATTCAATAACAAAATCATTTATTGCTAAAAACGATCAAATAGATAATCAATTATTCCCTATAGAAAAAAATGGAAAAACTATTTTTCTGGATGAAAATTTAGTGGAGGTTTTTAAGTCTGATATAATTTCGTTAGAAAGGTTTAATAAAAATTATTATTACACAAGACCTACTATTTATGATGCCCCCTCTTATTATCATCTAAATAGTGTCGAAAAAAAATTAACGCCCATCGCAGCTAAAACAATACTTCAATTGGACAACGGGCTTCTTGCTATAAAAAACAAAGATGCAGAAGGTTTTGTTATTTACAATAATGACCATAAAATAACATTAGATAAAACCTTTAAATTTTTAGAATCTTTAGATTCTAAAAATGCAATTGCTGTTGATCTAGATGGTAATTATTATCTGGTCGACACTAAGGTTAACACAAAACTATTAAAGAACATTGTAGCTTTAGGGGATACTGCTGAAAATCTAATTCCAGCTGAAAACAAAGCTTCTAAGTCTGGATATTTAGATATAAATGGAGATATTGCCATCCCTTTTAGATACAATTGGACTAAAAAATTTAGTGAAGGGCTTGCAGCTGTAAGCAATGACAATAATCTTTTTGGATATATTGATACCAACGGAAAGCAAATACTACCATTTACATATCATTCTGCTAAACAATTTGTAAATGGCTTAACTATGGTCGAAGTCAATGGAACTAGGCAAATAATAGATGTTTCATGTAAGGTCATCACCATATCAGATAGCCCTTATGGTCAATTTAGCATGCATGAAGATGGTTTAAATACCATATATACCATGGGAAGCAAAAAATATGATGCGTTTGGAAAATTAATTATTGAAGAGTAG
- a CDS encoding DKNYY domain-containing protein: protein MNILLWLAIGFTGFIITYFLLIVVFSRYVNSPSKNNATAINKEKSNQYYIEDSKVVYVMGGNFFNIGAKEIDGADLDTFIVLDQDFAKDKHTVYYNDRPIIGADPDTAVPIPKTYNHPSYRASKKESSGFIKDANHVYCGSQQLTMADPDTFTALWGVYGMDNDFIYYYNDYKIPRTDTPSCIDNSSAEVLRMADKILYSGQVISDQGAHFVCMDTDYSKDKAHVYRYGKIQDGVDAESFKILSPYFRIDKNTAYYFDTPIMGSDAATFQVLNESFSKDNQHVYFEDRQVIDRSPNYISRSRAKELNKRWLWRPLRITKTTVRLVPNANVSDITNYFYSYKNDVYTYDEKIDGIKASDVIILDEEEKYFTRAKDLFFYYGNPIPNVDPDTFIVISEHFSKDVNQVYWCQYPLINIKPSLFEYTEGLGAEQNEQGDYQLATFNTDL from the coding sequence ATGAACATACTCTTATGGCTTGCTATAGGCTTTACCGGTTTTATTATCACTTATTTTTTATTGATAGTAGTGTTTAGTCGCTATGTCAATTCGCCTAGTAAAAATAATGCGACAGCAATAAATAAAGAAAAAAGTAATCAATATTATATCGAAGACAGTAAAGTCGTCTATGTTATGGGTGGTAATTTTTTTAATATTGGAGCCAAGGAAATTGACGGCGCTGATCTTGATACTTTTATAGTTTTAGACCAAGATTTTGCTAAAGATAAGCACACCGTATATTACAACGATAGACCTATTATTGGTGCTGATCCTGATACAGCAGTCCCTATTCCAAAAACTTACAATCATCCAAGTTATAGGGCTTCAAAAAAAGAGTCCAGTGGTTTTATAAAAGACGCTAATCATGTGTATTGTGGTTCTCAGCAATTAACTATGGCAGATCCAGATACTTTTACAGCATTATGGGGTGTCTACGGTATGGATAATGACTTTATTTATTATTATAATGACTATAAAATTCCGCGAACCGATACACCAAGTTGTATTGACAACTCGAGTGCCGAAGTATTACGTATGGCTGATAAAATCTTGTACTCTGGTCAAGTCATTAGTGATCAAGGCGCACATTTTGTCTGTATGGACACGGACTATTCCAAAGATAAAGCTCATGTCTATCGCTATGGAAAGATCCAAGACGGTGTGGATGCAGAAAGCTTTAAGATTCTGTCTCCTTATTTCAGAATTGATAAAAACACAGCTTATTATTTTGACACGCCCATTATGGGAAGCGATGCTGCTACATTCCAAGTGTTGAACGAGTCCTTTTCTAAGGATAATCAGCATGTGTATTTTGAAGACCGTCAGGTAATAGATCGTAGTCCTAACTATATCAGTCGCTCTCGCGCCAAAGAGTTAAACAAAAGATGGTTGTGGCGCCCGTTGCGTATAACTAAAACCACTGTAAGACTAGTCCCGAATGCTAATGTGAGTGATATTACTAATTATTTTTATTCTTATAAAAATGACGTCTATACTTACGACGAAAAAATAGACGGTATAAAGGCGAGTGATGTGATTATATTAGATGAAGAAGAAAAATATTTTACACGTGCAAAGGACTTGTTTTTCTACTATGGTAATCCTATTCCTAATGTAGATCCTGACACCTTTATTGTTATTTCGGAACACTTCTCTAAAGACGTTAATCAAGTCTATTGGTGTCAATACCCTCTTATTAATATTAAACCAAGTCTTTTTGAATATACCGAAGGCCTAGGCGCTGAACAAAATGAACAAGGCGACTACCAATTAGCAACGTTTAATACTGATCTTTAA
- a CDS encoding Hsp20/alpha crystallin family protein, with translation MNNLVSVPKNGSLANSNLNQNRPMLSNWLEDIFNRDLPSVFTSNFNTGMTLPKVNIKETADAFMVEMAVPGLEKSDFHVAIDNQVLSIATDAKAEKEYKDEHYTRREFGYSSFKRTFTLPESVNDEHINASYTDGILNVLLPKKEEAKQKPARSINIT, from the coding sequence ATGAACAATTTAGTCAGTGTTCCTAAAAACGGAAGTTTAGCGAACAGTAATTTAAATCAAAATCGTCCAATGTTGTCAAATTGGTTAGAGGATATCTTTAATCGAGATTTGCCCTCCGTATTTACATCAAACTTCAATACTGGGATGACTTTACCAAAAGTAAATATTAAAGAAACAGCAGATGCTTTTATGGTAGAAATGGCCGTTCCTGGCCTTGAAAAATCAGATTTCCATGTTGCTATTGACAATCAGGTATTATCAATAGCTACAGACGCGAAGGCTGAAAAAGAATATAAAGACGAGCATTATACACGTCGGGAATTTGGTTATTCTTCTTTTAAAAGAACCTTTACTTTGCCAGAAAGTGTAAATGACGAGCATATTAATGCTAGTTATACTGATGGTATTTTAAATGTGCTATTACCCAAAAAAGAAGAAGCAAAACAAAAGCCTGCCAGAAGCATTAATATTACATAA
- a CDS encoding AAA domain-containing protein has protein sequence MEITEKLLIELQNRLKVGSRRGVHLNAIPARSRYKFDLTRLSHIDENLPTNFINALLTELPLKFKISWKDNVPDLNSLFEDDQTQLVKITKSFENLINQTDAIESEKGINTFGFGFPILVRRDQSDNKLTVAPILIWSLRIRRTKEFNTWEILRTEDDPIYINEVLINHLQNDSKIEINQISSEFLDDGLIDKSELLDICVNIIESINSSIPDDLRETFEKKLNKVKSIPEKKYYEKLPLTSNNSFIDFGGLFSIFEVQKQNIIHDYSNLLELKGATIDLEDMEEHTFQPISSVETDPSQQGILHSLKASRNILIQGPPGTGKSQSLTAILVNALENQKKTIVVCEKRTALEVLHNALNEKGLNYQCVLLKDIVKDRRVAVDSVRDRIDNSSYRRYRYTHSKETLDNIIEKSKNLIDSINKKHKKLGTNLVGNKNWTHIVGSLLSELKDNSEEYNLDLAKDTFSYESSELNQLLELIRKGQNLYDEFKPHINLSFINSAKLVGDNPFIVEQQIEEDFSIYKKELKIILDDISSYEVEYYKIRNEQFNLQKTSISDIENSIQNILTKHEANNDFFDEEKTNGFLFKTISIFSKEKKTTLNEQKTTYTLFEDYSLKTNHSKDFESINFSKSIKENQGILKNHKLITERIDKEFQSKIENEYKFLNLLESTEKEFDTELLQTIKSNFNNLKTKIEEQNWTNKKVNGDSHNVLSSQIQTLLDSKEQFSANENDLFSIEFKWFQFYNSLSADNKLIIDQLKEKTNWRKIFLIFYLNSMLVNSANTDLPTNDNDHIELGKSLSELEKEQIKYIREYWFSKQIDATRDFDNKNPSLAVENLYNKRAGKRHKRLSLREIVKLDMDLFTTFFPIILTTPDVASNLFKGKNQYFDIVMFDEASQLKLEDNLPALLKGKQIIIAGDEHQMPPSNYFSKVFDGLIDDEDEFEDEIDKIKNDISNSLSDCESLLDFASELGFEKKHLDFHYRSRHPYLIDYSNYAFYNQRLKPLPNSFDYIPIKYVPVNGTYSDTSNDAEAETILSIIDNNISRLPNGEYPTVGVATFNINQRNLVLGKINERRKFEKYKDFNNKIVELEENGFFVKNLENIQGDERDVIILSTTYGINKEGKFAQRFGSINHKKGYKLLNVIVTRAKYKVYVCSSIPEDVFLNYKEHLINEGSNNRRGALYAYLAYSKAVSEQDNEARISVLNTLAENSTKSTTIDNLNEDLESPFEEEVYEALTEYFDEKNIIPQLQFAGFRIDMVYDTKHIGLPKIAIECDGASYHSSQEAYLHDSHRQKILEGHGFVFHRIWSTNWWRNPQKETKKLVEFIRSIENSSPSIFEDKSKTGLAFTDNITIVENELSKVSQHLKKDLKQTIQAVSKKEEVQTTLFKETITVNSKVKVNYLNINKDLKVHLVDGVVSKPEKSNGIQKINIKTPLGVALNGKSVGDTVKIGGLDKYVRILEIKN, from the coding sequence AAACACAATTGGTAAAAATCACAAAGTCTTTTGAGAATCTAATCAATCAAACAGATGCAATAGAATCGGAAAAAGGAATAAATACATTTGGTTTTGGTTTTCCAATACTTGTAAGACGTGACCAATCAGACAATAAATTAACTGTTGCACCAATTTTAATTTGGTCATTAAGAATAAGAAGAACAAAAGAATTTAATACTTGGGAAATACTACGAACAGAAGACGACCCAATTTATATCAATGAGGTTCTAATAAATCATTTACAAAATGATTCCAAAATTGAAATCAATCAAATTTCTAGTGAGTTTTTAGATGATGGTTTAATTGATAAAAGTGAACTTTTAGATATTTGTGTAAATATCATTGAATCCATAAATAGCTCAATTCCAGATGACCTTCGTGAAACATTTGAGAAAAAACTAAATAAAGTAAAATCTATTCCAGAAAAGAAATATTACGAAAAGCTACCATTAACATCTAATAATTCATTTATAGATTTTGGCGGACTTTTTTCAATTTTTGAGGTTCAGAAGCAAAATATTATACACGATTATTCGAATTTACTAGAATTAAAAGGTGCTACAATTGACCTTGAGGATATGGAAGAACATACATTTCAACCAATATCATCAGTCGAAACTGACCCATCACAACAAGGAATTTTACATTCTTTAAAAGCTTCTCGAAACATTTTAATTCAAGGACCACCAGGAACAGGAAAAAGTCAATCGCTTACAGCTATTTTAGTAAATGCTCTAGAGAATCAAAAAAAGACAATTGTTGTCTGTGAAAAACGGACAGCTTTGGAAGTATTGCACAATGCCCTAAATGAAAAGGGTCTTAATTATCAATGTGTACTTTTAAAAGATATTGTTAAAGACAGAAGAGTCGCAGTTGATTCGGTAAGAGATAGAATTGATAATTCCTCATATCGCAGATATAGATATACACATTCCAAAGAAACTTTAGACAACATAATTGAAAAGTCAAAAAACTTAATTGATTCAATAAACAAGAAACACAAAAAATTAGGTACAAATTTAGTCGGTAATAAAAATTGGACTCACATTGTCGGATCACTATTGTCAGAATTAAAAGACAATTCAGAAGAATACAATCTTGATTTAGCAAAAGACACATTCAGTTATGAATCATCTGAACTAAATCAATTATTAGAACTAATTAGAAAAGGGCAAAATTTATATGACGAGTTTAAACCTCATATAAACCTTTCTTTTATCAACTCTGCAAAATTAGTTGGAGACAATCCATTTATTGTAGAACAACAAATTGAAGAAGATTTTTCAATCTATAAGAAAGAGTTGAAAATAATATTAGATGACATTTCAAGCTATGAAGTAGAATATTATAAAATTAGAAATGAGCAATTTAATTTACAAAAAACTTCAATTAGTGATATTGAAAATTCTATTCAAAACATCCTAACAAAACACGAAGCAAACAACGATTTTTTTGATGAAGAAAAAACAAATGGATTTTTATTTAAAACTATTTCTATCTTCTCAAAAGAAAAGAAAACTACACTTAATGAGCAAAAAACAACATATACACTTTTTGAAGATTATTCACTAAAAACTAATCATAGCAAAGACTTTGAAAGTATTAATTTTTCTAAATCAATTAAAGAAAATCAAGGTATTCTCAAAAATCACAAGTTAATTACGGAGAGAATTGACAAAGAGTTTCAGTCAAAAATAGAAAATGAGTACAAATTCTTAAACTTACTTGAATCAACTGAAAAGGAATTTGACACAGAACTACTACAAACAATAAAATCAAACTTCAATAATTTAAAAACTAAAATAGAAGAACAAAATTGGACTAACAAAAAAGTGAATGGAGATTCTCACAACGTGTTAAGTTCTCAAATTCAGACTTTATTAGATTCAAAAGAACAATTTTCAGCAAATGAAAATGACCTTTTTTCAATTGAGTTTAAGTGGTTTCAATTTTACAATTCATTATCAGCAGATAATAAACTAATCATTGACCAATTAAAGGAAAAAACAAATTGGAGAAAAATATTTTTAATATTCTATCTTAATTCTATGCTTGTAAATTCTGCGAATACAGATTTACCAACAAATGATAACGACCATATTGAATTAGGAAAATCTTTGTCTGAACTTGAAAAAGAACAGATTAAATATATTAGAGAATATTGGTTCTCAAAACAAATAGATGCAACCAGAGATTTTGACAATAAGAATCCAAGTTTAGCTGTCGAAAATCTATACAACAAACGAGCAGGTAAAAGACATAAACGATTATCCTTACGAGAAATAGTAAAGTTGGATATGGATTTATTCACAACTTTTTTTCCAATAATTCTTACAACACCAGACGTAGCAAGTAATCTCTTTAAAGGCAAAAATCAATATTTTGATATTGTTATGTTTGATGAAGCAAGTCAATTAAAATTAGAAGATAATTTACCAGCACTTTTAAAAGGGAAACAAATTATCATTGCAGGAGACGAACACCAAATGCCACCTTCAAATTATTTCAGCAAAGTATTTGACGGTTTGATTGATGATGAAGATGAATTTGAAGACGAAATAGATAAAATTAAAAACGACATAAGTAATTCACTTTCAGATTGTGAATCACTTCTTGATTTTGCATCCGAATTAGGTTTTGAGAAAAAACATTTAGACTTTCATTATCGTTCAAGACATCCTTATCTAATTGATTATTCAAATTATGCCTTTTATAATCAAAGGTTAAAACCACTTCCAAACAGTTTTGATTACATTCCAATAAAATATGTTCCCGTAAATGGCACATATTCTGACACTTCCAATGACGCAGAAGCTGAGACAATTCTGTCCATTATTGATAACAATATTTCAAGACTTCCAAACGGAGAATATCCAACAGTTGGAGTGGCAACTTTCAACATCAATCAAAGAAACCTAGTTTTAGGTAAGATTAATGAAAGAAGAAAATTTGAAAAATATAAAGATTTTAATAACAAAATAGTTGAACTCGAAGAAAACGGTTTTTTTGTCAAAAATTTGGAAAATATTCAAGGAGACGAAAGAGATGTAATTATTCTATCAACCACTTATGGAATTAATAAAGAAGGGAAATTTGCCCAAAGATTTGGCTCAATAAATCATAAAAAAGGATACAAACTTTTAAATGTTATTGTTACAAGAGCAAAATATAAAGTATATGTATGTTCTTCCATTCCAGAAGATGTGTTTTTAAATTATAAAGAGCATTTAATCAATGAAGGTTCAAATAACAGAAGAGGAGCTTTATATGCCTATTTAGCATACTCAAAAGCTGTTAGTGAACAAGACAATGAAGCAAGAATTTCTGTTTTAAATACACTTGCAGAAAATTCTACAAAAAGTACTACAATCGACAACTTAAATGAAGACCTCGAATCACCTTTTGAGGAGGAAGTTTATGAAGCTCTAACCGAATATTTTGACGAAAAAAATATAATTCCTCAACTTCAATTTGCAGGATTTAGAATTGATATGGTTTACGATACTAAACATATTGGACTTCCTAAAATCGCAATAGAATGTGATGGAGCCTCTTATCATTCTAGTCAAGAAGCATATTTACACGATAGTCACAGACAAAAGATTCTTGAAGGACACGGTTTTGTATTCCATAGAATATGGAGTACAAATTGGTGGAGAAACCCACAAAAGGAAACAAAAAAACTAGTCGAATTTATAAGAAGTATCGAAAACAGTAGTCCATCAATTTTTGAAGATAAATCAAAAACAGGATTAGCTTTTACAGATAACATCACAATAGTCGAAAATGAACTTTCTAAAGTTTCTCAACATCTTAAAAAAGATTTAAAGCAAACGATACAAGCTGTAAGTAAAAAAGAGGAAGTTCAAACAACATTATTTAAAGAAACTATTACTGTTAATAGCAAAGTGAAAGTAAATTATTTGAATATTAACAAAGATTTGAAAGTTCATTTAGTAGACGGAGTTGTCTCAAAACCTGAAAAATCAAATGGTATTCAGAAAATAAATATTAAAACACCTTTAGGAGTTGCCTTAAACGGAAAATCTGTTGGCGATACTGTGAAAATTGGTGGATTAGATAAATACGTTAGAATATTAGAAATAAAAAATTGA